Proteins co-encoded in one Maylandia zebra isolate NMK-2024a linkage group LG16, Mzebra_GT3a, whole genome shotgun sequence genomic window:
- the pou3f3a gene encoding POU domain, class 3, transcription factor 3-A, translated as MIWGMATATSSPYLASSRILSSPVLHSDRRGGGMQSGGTAVTTVSSGYRGDPSVKMVQSDFMHGAMVASNGGHMLSHAHQWVTSLPHAAAAAAAAAAAVAETGSPWPPSSQPQDVKRNAGRDDLHSGSSLHHRSPHLGPHQAHTGSWGGTSTAHISITEGEQQQQQSLIYSQPGGFTVNGMLSSHTGQSLMHSGLVRGESPRLDHGSHHHHQHHHNHHTHHHQQHGLGHESHSDEDTPTSDDLEHFAKQFKQRRIKLGFTQADVGLALGTLYGNVFSQTTICRFEALQLSFKNMCKLKPLLNKWLEEADSTTGSPTSIDKIATQGRKRKKRTSIEVSVKGALESHFLKCPKPSAQEINSLADTLQLEKEVVRVWFCNRRQKEKRMTPPGLPRTPEDAYSQVGSIGPDTPSPSIECKRLFSDT; from the coding sequence ATGATTTGGGGGATGGCAACTGCCACTTCAAGCCCATACCTAGCCAGCAGCAGGATTTTATCCAGCCCGGTCCTTCACTCTGACCGGAGGGGTGGTGGTATGCAGTCTGGCGGCACCGCTGTGACCACAGTGTCTAGTGGATACAGAGGGGACCCTTCAGTGAAGATGGTGCAGAGCGACTTCATGCACGGAGCCATGGTAGCAAGCAACGGGGGGCACATGCTAAGCCATGCCCACCAGTGGGTGACATCGTTGCCTCATGCAGCAGCCGCAGCGGCCGCCGCTGCAGCGGCAGTAGCGGAGACCGGCTCTCCGTGGCCCCCGAGTTCCCAGCCACAGGATGTAAAGAGAAACGCCGGCAGGGACGACCTCCACTCGGGTTCTTCCCTTCACCACAGGTCTCCGCATCTAGGACCTCACCAGGCGCACACGGGAAGTTGGGGAGGCACCTCCACTGCGCACATCAGCATCACTGAgggggagcagcagcagcaacagtccCTCATTTACTCCCAGCCAGGAGGATTTACAGTCAACGGGATGCTGAGCTCACACACCGGGCAAAGCCTCATGCACTCGGGGCTGGTGCGCGGAGAATCACCTCGGCTGGACCACGGCAGccaccatcaccaccaacaCCATCATAATCATCACACGCACCATCACCAGCAACACGGTCTGGGCCACGAATCGCATTCAGACGAGGACACCCCTACGTCCGATGACTTGGAGCATTTCGCCAAACAGTTCAAACAGCGACGGATCAAGCTTGGTTTCACCCAGGCAGACGTGGGCTTAGCTCTGGGCACTCTGTACGGCAACGTGTTCTCACAGACCACCATCTGCAGATTTGAGGCGCTTCAGCTGAGCTTTAAGAACATGTGCAAGCTGAAACCTCTGCTGAACAAATGGCTGGAAGAGGCTGATTCCACCACTGGGAGCCCGACCAGCATCGATAAGATCGCCACCCAGGGCAGGAAGAGGAAAAAGCGCACTTCCATCGAGGTGAGCGTAAAAGGCGCACTGGAGAGCCACTTCCTCAAGTGTCCCAAACCTTCCGCACAGGAGATCAACTCTTTGGCGGACACTCTGCAGCTGGAGAAAGAGGTGGTCAGGGTCTGGTTCTGCAACCGCAGGCAGAAAGAGAAGCGCATGACGCCGCCGGGACTTCCGCGCACTCCAGAGGACGCATATTCACAAGTGGGTAGCATTGGACCTGACACACCGTCTCCCTCCATAGAGTGCAAGAGGTTGTTCAGCGATACGTGA